A genomic window from Candidatus Pelagisphaera phototrophica includes:
- a CDS encoding glycosyltransferase, with protein MMVSFIIPVFNQIELTLQCISSLQETVTKIDYEIVIVDDCSNDETATQLRTLKSDSIHVFRNNENLGYAKSNNIGARNAKGNYLFLLNNDLVFSSKWIEPMLSGLRKRKVGIVGNVQLDATIGEIDHSGFLFDGKGTLRHKKTPNLKGSFTEFLAVTGACLAIRKDLYHKLEGLDERYENGCEDIDLCFKAKEIGLKTIVANESTINHYVSSTRGTNNLHNESNMRLFQIKWRSQISTTMSSAWPAAYLQGIIDGSESVSLEKVWEAVSHFFLNKKLPPSGKLIVEAKLKRNERHWMSILDNKTDEMIKESYHIDQGKWIGTQFSYSGFETNLDREKGNWIKEDAKLKLGAGFFLSSIQIIGTIRLPSNNKETHGKLGLRITTNFAESKDFFPLESGQFSVNIEDVPALPESNSQIDITLLGVSKSNAYAYLGRKLKNWFLIPKALRHYWGRFRAQKLNQRLLIKNVLINHEMLLDFDSQSGSPANFDFLRRASNIGINLIGWFDAELGIGESARLATKAMDTTSIGTALVPLKVNCLASREDHSLSSRLVEHNPYPINVFHIDAPQSADIDHHHGENFRKGKRNIAYWAWELPDFPDSWMKYFKYYDEIWTPSNFVRDSVTIKSPIPVLTMPHCIDFETPQKPDREKFSLPSDKYLFLFAYDLNSYQPRKNPKATIRAFQKAFAGKEGQDVGLVIKTHSIEGNKEAYKELQSHLKGIENVYLIDRRLSREDIYNLMYSVDAYVSLHRAEGFGLTVAESMYLGKPVISTNWSATTEFLNQSNGCPVDFNLVELEKNFGPYTQGQIWADPSSEHAAELMRKLFEDRKFAKDLGEKAAITIRNQFSPKIIGKIYEKRLKSFALW; from the coding sequence ATGATGGTTTCATTCATCATTCCCGTTTTCAACCAAATAGAACTAACGCTTCAATGCATTAGTTCCCTTCAGGAAACGGTAACAAAAATTGACTACGAAATCGTCATTGTAGACGATTGCAGTAACGACGAAACCGCTACCCAACTACGTACACTGAAGAGCGATAGCATTCATGTTTTTCGAAACAACGAAAATCTTGGATACGCAAAGTCCAACAATATAGGTGCACGAAATGCAAAGGGAAACTATCTCTTCCTTCTCAACAATGATTTGGTCTTTTCCAGCAAATGGATAGAACCCATGCTTTCGGGGCTTCGCAAAAGAAAAGTCGGAATCGTCGGGAATGTTCAGTTAGACGCCACGATTGGAGAGATCGACCATTCTGGATTTCTTTTCGACGGGAAAGGCACTCTCCGGCACAAAAAAACCCCAAACCTCAAAGGCAGCTTTACGGAGTTCCTCGCAGTGACCGGAGCTTGCTTAGCAATTCGAAAAGATCTGTATCACAAACTAGAAGGGCTCGATGAGCGATACGAGAACGGTTGTGAGGATATCGACCTATGTTTTAAAGCTAAGGAGATCGGTCTAAAAACCATCGTCGCGAACGAAAGTACGATTAATCACTACGTCAGTTCAACCCGCGGTACAAATAACTTGCACAATGAGAGCAACATGCGCCTTTTTCAAATAAAATGGCGTTCTCAAATATCTACTACAATGTCCAGCGCGTGGCCCGCAGCCTATTTGCAGGGTATCATCGATGGGAGCGAATCTGTCTCTTTGGAAAAAGTCTGGGAAGCGGTATCTCATTTTTTTCTAAACAAGAAGCTACCACCTAGTGGTAAACTAATCGTAGAAGCAAAGCTCAAACGAAACGAGAGGCATTGGATGTCTATTCTAGATAATAAGACGGACGAAATGATCAAAGAAAGCTACCATATCGATCAAGGTAAATGGATAGGAACTCAATTTTCATATTCCGGATTTGAAACAAATCTAGACCGAGAAAAAGGGAATTGGATTAAAGAGGACGCCAAACTAAAGCTAGGGGCAGGATTTTTTCTTTCTAGCATCCAAATTATTGGTACAATTCGGCTACCAAGCAACAATAAAGAGACGCACGGAAAACTCGGCCTTCGGATAACGACCAACTTTGCCGAATCAAAAGATTTCTTTCCATTAGAATCCGGTCAATTTTCGGTCAACATAGAGGATGTCCCCGCCCTACCTGAAAGCAATTCTCAAATTGATATCACACTCTTAGGAGTATCGAAATCCAACGCCTATGCCTATCTTGGCAGAAAACTGAAGAACTGGTTTTTGATCCCAAAGGCATTGCGACACTATTGGGGACGATTTCGAGCCCAAAAACTCAATCAAAGACTCTTGATCAAGAATGTGCTGATCAATCATGAGATGCTTCTGGACTTTGATTCTCAGTCGGGTTCTCCCGCAAATTTTGATTTTCTCCGGCGAGCGTCAAACATCGGAATTAACTTAATCGGATGGTTTGACGCTGAATTGGGTATTGGGGAATCCGCCAGGCTCGCTACCAAAGCCATGGATACAACGTCGATTGGCACCGCTTTAGTTCCTCTTAAAGTCAATTGCCTAGCCAGTAGAGAAGACCACTCCCTTAGCAGCCGTTTAGTCGAACATAATCCCTATCCTATCAATGTATTCCACATCGACGCCCCACAAAGCGCTGACATTGACCACCATCATGGTGAAAATTTTCGAAAAGGAAAACGCAATATCGCATACTGGGCCTGGGAGCTACCTGATTTTCCTGATAGTTGGATGAAATATTTCAAATACTACGATGAAATTTGGACCCCTTCGAATTTCGTCCGAGACTCAGTAACGATAAAATCGCCTATACCGGTTCTCACCATGCCCCATTGCATAGACTTCGAGACTCCTCAAAAGCCAGACCGAGAGAAATTTTCCCTTCCGTCCGACAAATACCTATTTCTTTTCGCCTATGATCTGAATAGCTATCAGCCTAGAAAAAACCCGAAGGCTACTATTAGAGCATTCCAAAAGGCGTTTGCTGGTAAAGAGGGACAGGATGTCGGTCTGGTCATCAAGACACATTCAATCGAGGGGAACAAGGAGGCTTATAAGGAACTCCAATCCCATCTGAAAGGAATCGAAAATGTATACCTCATAGACAGGAGGCTCTCCCGAGAGGATATCTATAATCTAATGTATTCAGTGGATGCCTACGTATCCCTGCACAGGGCGGAAGGGTTTGGACTTACTGTGGCCGAATCCATGTATTTGGGAAAACCTGTTATATCAACTAATTGGTCCGCCACAACTGAGTTTCTGAACCAATCCAATGGCTGTCCGGTGGACTTCAATCTTGTAGAATTAGAGAAAAACTTCGGTCCCTACACCCAAGGACAGATCTGGGCGGATCCTAGCTCTGAACACGCAGCTGAATTGATGAGGAAACTGTTTGAGGACCGCAAGTTCGCAAAAGACCTTGGCGAAAAAGCGGCTATCACCATAAGAAATCAATTCTCGCCCAAAATCATCGGGAAAATTTACGAGAAACGTCTCAAATCATTTGCACTTTGGTAG
- a CDS encoding GDP-mannose 4,6-dehydratase, translated as MSEKVLITGGCGFVGSHLADEYLKQGYQVRILDNLDPIVHGHIKAPPSYVNKEAEFVYGDIRDTNLLSKCLEKISVVSHQAAAVSVMQSMWNPTKYAEVNTLGTAKLLELLVDRNRYPIKKLIIPSSMSIYGEGLYKQNDNEVFPNLREREQLERGTWELEWDKKPCSHVPTHEDKPLRPTSIYAITKRDQEEMAISIGREYSIPVVALRYFNIYGRRQSLSNPYTGVAAIFSSRILNGNAPVVFEDGAQLRDFVHISDIVRANLLATQKDAGDYQVFNIGSGQPISILEVANKVIDSFEKDFSAKVTGTARPGDIRHCYADISRAREILGYTPNANFDSSIQELIEWVKTQSAPDNFETAYKQFGI; from the coding sequence ATGAGTGAAAAGGTACTAATAACCGGTGGGTGCGGATTCGTAGGATCCCATCTGGCGGACGAATATTTGAAACAAGGCTACCAGGTACGGATTTTGGACAATCTAGATCCAATAGTACATGGGCACATCAAAGCGCCCCCTTCCTACGTAAACAAAGAGGCTGAGTTTGTTTACGGGGACATAAGGGATACGAACTTACTATCAAAGTGCCTTGAAAAAATTTCTGTAGTATCGCATCAAGCGGCAGCCGTCAGTGTGATGCAGTCGATGTGGAACCCAACCAAGTATGCAGAAGTAAATACCTTGGGAACAGCCAAACTACTCGAATTACTCGTCGACCGAAACCGTTATCCTATAAAAAAATTGATCATACCCTCTTCCATGTCTATCTATGGTGAGGGGTTATACAAACAAAACGATAACGAAGTATTCCCTAACCTTCGAGAAAGAGAGCAACTAGAGCGTGGGACTTGGGAATTAGAATGGGACAAAAAACCTTGTTCCCATGTACCGACCCATGAAGACAAACCTCTTCGTCCAACATCAATCTACGCTATTACAAAACGTGATCAGGAAGAAATGGCGATCTCGATAGGCAGGGAATATAGCATTCCTGTTGTCGCTCTTCGCTATTTCAATATTTACGGGAGACGCCAATCCCTTTCAAATCCGTATACGGGTGTCGCCGCGATATTCAGCAGTCGAATCCTCAATGGTAATGCACCGGTTGTATTTGAGGACGGGGCACAACTGCGAGATTTCGTACACATAAGCGACATCGTTCGAGCAAACCTGCTCGCAACTCAGAAAGACGCAGGCGACTACCAGGTTTTCAATATCGGTTCGGGTCAGCCGATATCCATTTTGGAGGTCGCGAACAAAGTAATAGATTCATTCGAAAAAGATTTCTCAGCAAAAGTAACAGGAACCGCACGACCGGGAGACATACGGCATTGCTATGCCGATATATCAAGGGCGAGAGAGATCCTAGGCTATACTCCGAATGCGAATTTTGATTCTTCAATCCAAGAACTTATCGAGTGGGTAAAGACCCAATCAGCCCCAGATAATTTTGAAACCGCTTACAAGCAATTCGGAATATAA
- a CDS encoding glycosyltransferase family 2 protein, producing MRLLTELAYRLLSSLPPWLRDHSPIIELRNKLRHWEILRRTRDLIPAPVYKDSIRNGDFKIVFISPIYKSFPLLALSLIEQTYKNWELLFVHDGPADDLDEIAKAIIARDDRISFIETAERANDWGHTPRQIAFEEIRERGIGDFLVVTNSDNYHVPGYIEKMLEHFDDDTHAVYCDMIHDYYSWRNLETRLEYSFIDCGCVMARSETALKAGWNDNTYEGDWKYIADLIDVCGTQAIRKVGATLFVHS from the coding sequence ATGAGACTGTTAACGGAGTTGGCTTATAGACTACTGAGCAGCCTGCCGCCTTGGCTCAGAGACCATAGCCCGATTATTGAACTTAGAAATAAGCTAAGGCATTGGGAGATCCTAAGGCGAACCCGCGATTTAATTCCTGCTCCTGTGTACAAGGATAGTATTAGGAATGGAGATTTTAAAATTGTATTCATTTCTCCGATATATAAATCCTTCCCGCTCTTAGCGTTGTCGCTTATAGAGCAAACCTATAAAAACTGGGAACTGCTGTTCGTTCACGATGGCCCTGCGGATGATCTAGACGAAATAGCAAAGGCGATAATTGCTAGAGACGACCGGATAAGTTTTATTGAAACAGCAGAAAGGGCAAATGATTGGGGTCATACCCCAAGGCAGATAGCGTTTGAGGAAATTCGGGAAAGGGGGATTGGGGACTTTTTAGTGGTTACGAATTCGGATAACTATCATGTCCCTGGTTATATTGAGAAAATGCTAGAGCATTTTGATGATGACACCCATGCAGTCTATTGTGACATGATTCACGATTACTATAGCTGGAGAAACTTAGAAACTCGACTTGAGTATTCCTTTATCGATTGCGGATGTGTGATGGCGCGGAGTGAAACGGCTCTCAAGGCTGGTTGGAATGACAATACCTATGAGGGGGACTGGAAATACATTGCCGACCTAATAGATGTTTGTGGGACACAAGCGATACGGAAGGTTGGAGCCACATTATTTGTCCACTCCTAG